The following nucleotide sequence is from Chloracidobacterium validum.
ATTCGCACCGGCCGACTGGTGGGAGGTGAGCCGGTCACGCTCTTGACCGGCCATCGCATTGTCATCACACCGGAGGATATTCCCGGCAATGCCGAGCGAATCAGTTGTAGCTACGATGGCTTGGCTTACGATGCAAAGCCAGGCGACCGGATATTGATTGATGATGGGCTTATTGAGTTGAGCGTCACAGCCGTTCACGGCACTGACGTGGAATGCCTCATTCTCAACGGTGGTGTCCTGAGCGAGCGAAAGGGCATCAACTTGCCCAGCATTCCAACCTCGCTCCCTTCGATGACGGACAAGGACCGGGATGACCTGCGGTTCGGTATCGAACATAAGGTGGATTATGTCGCGTTGTCATTTGTCCGCTCGGCCGAGGATTGCCGCCAGTGCAAAAGCTACATTGCCGAGCTGGGGGCGCAGACGCCGCTCATTGCCAAGATCGAAAAGCCCGAAGCCCTCAACCACCTGGATGAAATCCTTGACATCGTAGATGGCGTCATGGTGGCGCGTGGCGACCTGGGCGTCGAGGCTGAAACCGAGCGGGTTCCAATTTTCCAGAAGGAAATTATCCGCCACGCCAACCGCAAGGGACGGCTCGTCATTACGGCAACGCAGATGCTGCAATCCATGGTGGAAAATCCGCGCCCAACACGCGCCGAAGCCTCGGATGTCGCCAACGCCATCCTCGACGGCACTGACGCCGTCATGCTGTCGGCTGAATCCGCCGCCGGAAAATTTCCGGTCGAATCCGTGCGAACGATGCGGCGCATCGTGGGGTACACCGAGGATGCTTTTGCCGGCCAGCAATCCTGGCGAGCCGGAGCCAGCAAGTTCATGAACCTCCAGGGCAGTTCTTCACTGCGCGCACTTTCAGAAGCGGCCGTTTTTGCCGCCGAGGGCCTGGGCATTCGGGTGATTGCCGTCTTCACCGAGGGGGGGAAAATGGCCCGGGCCCTGGCGCTGCTGCGCCCCCAACAGCGAATTGCTGCCATCACCGCCGACGTGAATACGTATCAGCAACTTTCGGCCGTGTGGGGCATCGAGCCGTTGCTGATGCCGAATCCAGCCGACATGAGCCAACTGTTTGCAGACGGCGTCGGGTTGTTGCTGCGTCTAGGGTGGGTTGAGCCGAATGAGCGGTTGGTTGTTCTGGCCGGGAAGATCAAGGGCTTGCCGGTGAACAATCTCGTCCATTTGCTGCGTGTTGAGCCATAACCTTCACGGGAGCGCTTGGCTTCCGATAGAGGGCCGTGCTATTGGTTAGGGCTTTGCATCAGTCAGGCGAAAGCAGCTTGGCGAACTGGTGCTACGGCTTGCTTGAGACGAACTCAATGCTTGGAGGTTCACATGGCGACTCCATCGCTCATTCCCACCGTCGTTATCTCTGGTTTTCTTGGAAGTGGTAAGACAACGCTCCTGCTCGCCCTGTTGCACCACATGCGCAGCTTGGGACGTAAGGCGGCGGTCTTGATGAATGAGTTCGGCGACATCAGCATTGACGGTGAAATCCTTCGCGGCGAAGGCTTCAGCGTCATGGAACTCAGTGACGGGTGCATCTGTTGCCAGATCGGTGAAGATTTCGTCCAGGCTTTTACTGAGGTTGCATCCCGCAACCCGGAGATTATTTTCGTTGAAGCTACGGGATTGGCCGATCCGGTGGACCTTCTGGATCAGGCAACCGCGCCGCATCTGTTGGATCGGGTGACGATTGCCAAAATGGTAACAGTGGCCGACCCAAAAAACTTTACCCGCTTGTCAAAAGTGCTCAAAGCCATCGTCAAGCGCCAAACCCAGTTTGCCGATGTCGTCGTGATTAGCAAAGCGGATGAAGCGACACCGAAGCAGATTGCTGACATTCGAGCATATGTCGAGGAAAACAACCCCCATGCCCCGGTGTATCTGGTGACCAATGGCCAGGTGGCTGGGGATGAAGAATTCCGGTGGCTCCTGGCGGATGTCGAGCCGGCCGAACGTGAGCGGCGGCGGGCTGCCATGCGAGCCAGTCTGGAGGCGTTGAGCGAGGCGGACTACAAAGCGCATACCGACTTTCATTCAATGTCCTGCCGATTGTTGCGGCCGTTGGTGCGGTCTCGCTTCGAGCACTTCATGCGGAATCTGCCGTCAGACATCATTCGAGCCAAGGGGTTTCTCCGGTTTGCGGGAGAAGATGGGCTGTGGGTGATGATGTATGTCAATGGCGACCTCTACATCCGGCCGGTGACCCTTTCTCCGTCACCAGAGGAGCACTTGGTCTTTATCGGTGCTACACTCGACCATGCGCGACTGGCGAGTGACTTGACGGCCTGCGAAGCGCAGCGGCGCGCGCTGGCTGTTTTGTAAGCCCACTCCCCTTCTGAGACTTTTCAAGCAGTACGACAAACTTATGCCTGGTAAATCACGCAAGTCTAAGACCTCTCCCAAATCCGAAGCTGCCTCTCTGGAAAAGCTCTTGGAAAAGGGAGATAGCTATCTTGAAGAAGGCGACTTGGACGGAGCTGAGGCGGCCTATGCCAAAGCGCTGACGCTTGCCCCGCAGTCTCCGGAGGTGCTCGTTCGGCTCGGTGCGTTACTGCTTGAGACGGAGCGGTATGAAGAAGGTGTGGATCACTTACGCGAGGTTCAGCGCCTGGCCCCGGATGACGTGCGTCCACTGCACTTGTTGGGGGCGTTTTATATCGAGGAAGGGGAGTTCGATCTCGCCGAAGAACATTTTTTGCGCGCGCTCAGGCTGGAGCCCGACGAGGCCCTGAGTCACTACAACTATGGCAACTTTTTGTCCGAGGCCGGGCGCCTGCCAGAAGCCGAAGCTGCTTACCGCCGCGCCATCGAACTTGGACCAGACGAGCCGCTGCACTACCTTGGGCTTGGCGGATTGCTGGCTGACCTTGAAAAATACGATGAAGCCCTCAAGCAGTTTCAGGTTGCGCTTGATCTCGACCCCAATGATCCACGTGTTTATCTCGATCTTGGCGACCTGTTGATGGCAATGGAGCGGGTTGCGGAAGCCATCGAAGCGTATCGTGAGTCTGTGACAATTGACCCAGGCAATCCTCTGGCGCGCTATGGCTTGGGCGCGGCTTTGCTGGCGAGTGGTGAGGCTGAAAATGCGGCGCGGGAGTTGAAAGACGCGATTGTGGATGGCTTGGAAGTTCCGCTGACGTTTGTCAAACTCGGCATTGCGCTCCGCATGGCGGGCAAAATGGATGAATCCCGCGAAGCTTTTCAGCAAGCGTACGAGTTACTCGAAGAAGAACGTACCCAGGGCGGAGAGGCAAGTGATATGTGCTACGAGGAAATCATAACGCTTCTGGGGCTTGGGCGGGCAGCGGCGGCCCGAGAAGTCATCGAGGGGCTGCACGGAGATGACCTCGATGCCCAAGCGGTGGCTGAGCTACGCGCGGACCTGAAGCGCCTGGCAAACCTTGGTGTTGCCGAGGCCAATGATGCTCTCCGCCGGCTCACCTTACCACCTGGAGAACTCATTCACTGAATGATTGACCATCAAAAAATAAACTCACGAAGCTGCCGAAATCGGCGCACCGTGGCAAATCTGACTCATCGAGTGGGAGAATAAGCAGGAGTATGGCCGAAATGACTCAAACACCCGAATCAGCCGCTGGAGCGGCACAGACTCAAGACCGGCGTTCATCGGGAGCTGGCAGTGCTGGCCTCCGCCGCGCTGGCGGCGGTGGCGGACGTCCCGGAGGAAACCGCCGCATGGGGCGTCGCAAAAAACGGTGTCCGCTGCTGGAAGCCAAGATTGACTACATTGACTACAAAGACGTGAAGCTGCTTGAACGGTTTATCGGTGATAACAAGCGCATTCTGCCGCGCCGTTTGACCGGCGTGAACACCACCATGCAGCGCCGACTCGCCCGCGCCATCAAGCGCGCCAAGCATCTGGCACTGCTGCCTTACGTCTAAGCAGAACAACAAGCTGCTAGCAAAACCGTGGCATTGGCTTGGGCGCACTGAAGCAACGGGCTGGCTTCAGTGTGCCTGAGACTTGGGCCAGGGCAGCATGGTCCCGATGAAGAAGCCGCTCTGGTCAGGTGGCGAGTGGGTTAAGCGGTAGAGGGCGACAAGACAATCCGCTGTCCGCTTTTGACAGCGCGTTCAGCCGCATCCGCAAAGCGCAGGGTTTCGAGCACATGGTTGAGCGCGGCGTATGGCCGCCCCTGCCCGGCAATGGTGTCGAGAAAGACGGCAATATCTTGTGCGAAGAGTCCGCTTCGGGGCATGACTGGCAGCGCCTCAAAGCTGTTGCCCGTTGGGTTGGCGTACCAGACCTCACGATGCTGCTTCCCCACCAATGCGCCCTGTTCGCCAGTGACCTGAAATTCCGCGGACGGTCCGGTTTCAGGCTCTGATGTGAGAATATCTTCGATCTCACCCACGCCCTCCTTGCCAAACCCAAAGCGTAGGCGGGTGGCGCGGCGTCCGAAGCGCGTGCCTTGCTCTCCAAGGAACGTCTCTTCGCCCTCAATCCACGTTGCTTGTCCAACACAGGTGATGATGCGGCTGGGGAGGCTGGCCTGCTGGAAGAGTGAAAAGCCGTGGGCGCGGTCATAGGTCCAGTCTTCGGGCGTGGCTGCGCGGTGACTGAGGTTGTGCCACGTGAGGTGGTGTAACTGCCCCAGGCGAGGCAGGGCATCCCGCAGCGTGACGAACCAGGCGGAGAGCAACTCGATGTGTTCGACGTGGAGCACCACCCCACGGGACTGGGCAAGTTCGACGAGCCCTTCAGCTTCGGCCAATGACAACGCGAGCGGGTAATCAACACTGACCGGCTTACCGGCTTCGATGGAAGCCCTGACCATCGGCGCATGGTACGGGTTGGTGGAACACACCATGACCGCATCCACATCCCGACGGGCAATCGCCTCTTCCCACTCATCGGTTGCCGCTGCCGCAATGGGAAATGCCAGCTCGTAGGCGCGGTCAAAGTTGCGCGAGGCCACGACCGCCACTCGCGTGTCGTAGCGTTCGTTGAGTTCACGCAAGCGGGCGCGCGCGACACGCCCGCTCCCCAAAATCGCAATGCCAAGCACGGTCGGCATTGTCACACCTCAAGCCATGGCTGGTTCAGCGCCGTGCTTGACCGAACAACCTTTGATGATCGGGGCCACGGGATAGTCTGGAATGGGTGGCGGAGCGTCTTTGCGGACCTTCATCATGAAAAGCCGCAGGTAGTCCACGCCCATGGCAGCCTTCATTGGCGCGAGCGCCAGCTTGCCAGCCCCAGAGGCTTCGCGTTCGGTCATCTTGGTGTAGCGTTCGGCCATGCGGTCCAGAATTTGAATGAACTGCGGATGATCGACGTCAAGCCGGAGTCCAAAGACGCGCTGGGCGTAGGCATTGGTTTCGCGGATGACCTTCAGATCATATTCTCGCCAGTTCATGCCAATCGAGGCGTAAAAGTCCTGCGCCTTGAGGTCGCGCAGCCACATGGTCACATAGACGGCCAGCGAGAAGAAGCGAATGAGCAGCCGGTTGACGCCGCCATCCAGGTAGAGGTTCTTCTGCGCTTCGAGCTGAAGACCGATGAAGTCGCCATGCTTGAGTTCATCCTGGCACCAGCCACCGAAGTACTTGAAAATCGGATGGTAGCGGTGTTCCGGGTGCGCCTGGAGGTGGGAATAAATGTTGATGTAGCGGAAATAACCGATGACCTCCGAGAGGTACGTCGTGTAGAGAATGATCTTCGGGTGCATGCTGACGAATTCTTTTTCGCCCTGGAGTAACTGTAGATCGAGGTCTGCGCTGATGTCGCGCATGGCCAAGCGGATGAAGCCGCTGTGCCGTCCTTCATCGCGGGCCATCAACCGGTAGGTATCGCTGAGGATGGGGTCTTCAATCCGTTCGGCGATCTCTTTGTAGAGCAACGCGCCTGAAAACTCGCCCAAACAGCCACGGATGAGAAATTCCTTGAATGATGCCGGAAGTTTGGAGAAGTCCTGGTCGAAGTCAGGATCGTCATCGCGCTTGAAGAAATGCTTGTTCGGGTCGTCGGCAAACCGCTTGTGCATGGCTTTGAACGCATCCGCCATGTGGTCAAAGCGCAGGGCATTCATCTTTTTATAGTCGGTGACATAAAAACGCGGACTAATCAGGCTCTTGTCCGCCGCGGCAGCCTTTGTGTCTTGAATGACCGATTCCGTAGCAATCATGGGGCACGACCTCACAGAGGAACCAAAGTGGAAGTCGAAACTTCGTTTCCAACCTACTTTGCGGCGGCCCGGATTTGAAACGGAATTTTGGACAGATGCCCCGTTTGGGCGTTTGACAGCTATTTCACCAGCGCGCCCAGCCGTTTCCAGCGTCCCTTGGAAAAAAACGATCCCAGTCGTTCACCCAGGGAAGCGTGAGGGCTGGGGTCAAACGAGGCATAGACGAACAGCGGGCGTCCGATGACGTGGTCGCGCGGAACTGGCCCCCAGTACCGGCTGTCCAGGCTGTTGTCGCGGTTGTCTCCCATGGCGAAGTAGCAGCCTTCGGGAATTTTGAACGGCCGGCCAATGCCGTAGTGGGGTTCATTTTTGTAGTCGCGGTAGCGTCCACTCGGCAGCGGAACCTCGGCGAGCGGCTCATCTTCCCGATCGTCGTACTCGAAGTCTGAGCCGGGGCGGTAGTACACGTTCCACTGCGCTCCCTCGGCCGGATATTCTTCGAGAACGTTCAGGCGTCCGCCATCGGTCAGATCGTTTTCAGCAATGATGCGAGTTTCAGGCAACTCTTTGCCGTCAATGTAAACGCGCTGACCGCGAATCTCTATCGTTTCACCGGGGAGACCGATGACGCGCTTGACGTAGTTCTGGTCCTCGCTTTGTGGGAACTTGAACACGACGATGTCGCCACGCCGAATCGGTCGGTGTGGCGTGAAACCATCCAGTGGAAGGCCGCCTTCGTAGCCGAAGATGAATTTGTTGACGAGTAAAAAGTCCCCTGAATAAATCGCATTGTTCATCGAGCCGGTCGGGACGTTGACCGACCGCACAACGAAGGTAATCCCAAACAACGCCATAATCAGCGTCGTGATGATCATCTCGACGAACTCCCGCAGCTCAGAACGCTTGGGTCGGCTCGTTTCCAGGCTTTCTTCTGGCTTGGTGGTGGTCGTGTTGTCTGCCATGGACAAAGCGATGCCTCAGACGTTGAAGCGAAAATGAATGATGTCTCCATCCTGAACGACGTAGTCCTTGCCTTCGAGCCGGAGCTTGCCAGCTTCCTTGCACTTGGACTCAGACCCGTAGGTGATGAAGTCCGCATAAGCAATGACTTCGGCCCGAATGAAGCCGCGTTCGATGTCGGAGTGAATTTTACCTGCCGCGCGCTGGGCTTTCGTGCCCCGTTGGATGGGCCAGGCCCGACACTCATCTTCTCCGGCAGTGAGAAAGCTCATCAGGTCGAGCAACCCATAGGCCGCGACGATAAAGCGGTCACGCGCTGGAGCGGTTAGCCCCAAGTCCCGGAGGAAGTCCCCCTGTTCTTCCGGCGCAAGCTGGGCAATATCCATCTCGGCCTGCCCACACATGGCGACGGTCGTCGGAATGGCGCGTCCCTGGGCAGCTTCCTGGACGGATGCCGGCACGCCGGCGCTGATGTCGGCTTCGGGTACGTTGAGCAAAATCATCTGCGGTTTGAGCGAAAGAAAACGAAATCCGGTCATCAAGTGCCGTTCTTCGTCATCAAAGTCAAGCGTTCGCAACGCTTGCTCGGCTTCGAGCGCGGCTTTGCACCGTTCAAACAAGTCGCGTTCACGCGGTGTTGCCTTTGGTTCTTTTTTGAGCCGCGTGAGACGGTTTTCAACCTGAATCAAATCCGACAGGATGAGTTCCGCGTCAAAAGCGGCAATGTCGGCGGACGGATCGCTTGGGCGAGTTCCCAGCGGATCGGGAAACGCCCGAACGACGTGCGCCAGCGCGTCCACATCGCGCATGGCCGCAACCAGCTTGGCGTCGAGGCCGGCTGAACCGCCTTGTTCCGTTGGGCCGGCCACGTCAACAAATGCCACTTCGGCGTAGGTTCGTTTCTTCGTCCGATAGATGTTGCCCAGGGTATCCACGCGGGCGTCCGGCACCTTGATGTTCCCCAGGTTGGGGCGGTCTTTGGCGCCGTAGCCGCCGACTTCTGCCGTCAGCCCGGTCAGGGCGTTGAAAACCGTTGTTTTACCGGCACCGGCAAAGCCGACGATGCCCACTTTCATGGCGTATTATTCCAATCCTTCCACGGATGAGTGAGAAATGTTCCGCCGTTGCTTTGGCAGCTCATCAGCGAAGCCATCCCAGCCCACGGCAACCCGGCTGCCGCGCCGCCGAGGTCGGCCGGGCAACCTTTGAAAAGAAGGGCTTTGCCAAACCGTCAGGCTGATTTTCCGGCTTCGCTGCCCCTGCATCACTTGGCAAATGAGCGAACATAAGCCGTGAGTGCCTCAACATCGGCCGCCGAGCCTTTGAAGGCCGGCATCGTGCCTTTGCCGTTGGCAATGGCTTGGGCAATGTCAGCGTCCGTGTGCTTGCGCTGCCAGGCGGTATCGGTGAAGTCCGGCGCGTCGGGAACTGTCGGTCGCCCATCGGTACCGTGACAAGCCACGCACGCCCCGGCCCCTAGGTAGAGCCGCTTGCCCCGCGCCAACCGCTTGGATGTGGCTTCATCCGAAACCGATGTGACCCGAATGCCGCGCCACCCTGTTGCCAACCTGTCGCCGGTGAGTGTCACGAGACTGAAGAGTGCTAGGACTGTCAAGTGGCAGGCTGATCGAAGCATGCTTTGTTATATCCCTAGACCGTCGTTTATGGCGCATAGCCAAGTGGATCGCTCCGACCCTGACCCGGCTATGCGCAACTGTTGATTGCGTGGGATGTCCGGCTACTTGCCGGCAGACTTGCCGAGAAAGCGAACGTAGGCTACCAGTGCCTTGTGTTCCTCATCCGTCCCAGCGCCCCCTTTGAACGCTGGCATGCCTTGAGCAGCTTTGGCTCCCTTGAGGGATGCAACAATTTCTTCGTCCTTTTCCTTTTGCTGCCATGCCGCGTCAGTGAACTTGGGAGCGTTTGGAAGAACGCCCTGGCCTTTGTCACCGTGGCAGCCAGCACAGGCGTTGGCATTGTAAAGCTCACGCCCCTTCGCCACGAGCGGGTCTTCGGTGCCCGCCGCCGGTGGCGTGGTTTCTGGCGCTTTGGCGCTTGTTTCTGTGGCGGGTTTGGTTGGTTCTACCGTCTTGACTTGTTCCTCTTTAGGCTTCATCGGCGGCGGCGGCGGAACATTGTCTTTGACGACACAGGCGGCCAAGGCGCCGGCTACCGCAACGGAGCAAAGGGTCAGGAATCGCTTGAAGTTCGGCATGATCAGTGAAAACTCCTTGGAAGTGATTGTGTTCGAGAGGGACATCCGTCCCGACGTGACCATTAGGCGGCTGTCAGTCGCTCGGCGAAGAACTCCCTTAGCCGCGCTACCGGGATGCGCACCTGCTCCCACGTATCACGGTCGCGCACGGTGACGGTATCCGTCAGGGCAGCCGCTGAGGAAGGGGTGGTCTCGGCGGCCGCAGCCTCCTTGGGTTTGCCAATACCCAGGGTGTCGTAGTCTACTGTGACGCAAAACGGCGTGCCAATCTCATCTTGCCGGGCGTAGAGCTTGCCAATCGCTGCCGTGTCGTCATAAACGGCCCGAATTCCGTGGCGCTGCAAATCGGCCTTGATGGCCTTGGCCTTTTCGACCAGCTCCGACTTGTTGCGTGCCAGTGGCAAAACGGCAACCTTGATCGGCGCGAGCGCCGGATGTAGCTTGAGCACCACCCGCGGTTCGCCGTCCGTACCTGGTTTTTCACTGTAGGCATCCATCAGAAACGCCAACGTGGCCCGGTCGGCTCCGGCTGACGGTTCGATGACATAGGGAATGAATTTTTCGTTGGTCACCGGGTCGCGGTACACCAGGCTCTGGGTGGCGTGCTCATTGTGGATACCCCACTTTTCCTGCTTGCCCTTGGAGTGAACACTGAGGTCATAGTCTGTCCGGTTGGCAATGCCCTCCAGTTCATCCCACTGCTTTTCTTGGTCTTCGCGGTCAGGGAAAAACCGGTACTGCAAGTCGGTGCAGGCGCGGGCATAGTGGGCTAGCTCATCCGGTTGCTGCACGTAGCGGCGCAGGTTTTCAGCCCGCAGGCCATAGCGTAGATACCAGTTATGGCGTTCTTCAATCCAGTGCGCGTGCCAGTCCTCGTCGGTGCCGGGTTTGCAGAAAAACTCAATTTCCATCTGCTCAAACTCGCGCGTCCGAAACGTAAAGTTACCCGGCACAATTTCGTTGCGGAACGCCTTGCCAATTTGGGCAATGCCAAAGGGAACTTTGCGCCAGCGCGAATCCACAATGTTCTTGAAGTTGACGAACATGCTCTGCGCTGTTTCAGGGCGCAAGTACGCTAGGGCTGCCTCCTCTTCGACCGGGCCAACCTGGGTTTTGAACATCAAGTTGAAGGCGCGTGGCTCGGTAAGGTTGGACTGGCATTCGATGACCTTGCGTTTGTGGCGCGGGCAGTCCAACTCATAGGTTTTATCGGCCCGGAAGCGCCCCTTGCACTCCCGGCAATCTACGAGCGGGTCGCTAAAGGTTGCTTCGTGGCCAGAGTACTTCCAAACGAGCCGGTTCATCAGAATGGCCCCGTCCATGCCTTCAATGTCATCCCGGTCATAGACGATGCTTTTCCACCAGGCGCGCTTGACGTTGTTTTTGAGTTCGACGCCGAGTGGCCCATAGTCCCACGTCGAACCAAGTCCGCCATAGATTTCGCTTGAAGGAAAGATAAACCCCCGTCGCTTGCACAGCGAAACAATCGTACCGATGTCAACCGTCGCCATGGTGGATTGCTACTGCCTTTGCATCAGGTCGGCGTGCCCACGTTCTTCGTATGGCGTGAACGTTGGCCCATTGCACAAGTGGGCAATCATACACAGGGATGCAAGGTTTGTCTCACCTTTTTCGCGTTCGACTGTGGATGTCACGCCTAAGCTCAGGCATTGGCATTAGCCAAGTTGGTCAGGAAGCTAACATCCAGGTTGTTCCGCTTGAGCAGACCCTCAAACCCGGCTTTATCTACGGCCTTGATGTAGGCTTCCTGGGCTTCAACCCGCTTGTTCTTGACATGGTCAAGCAGGGCGTCATTGAGCGTGACGTTGCCTTTAGCCTTCCCAGTCTGCATGGCTGAAGGAATCTGGAATGTTTTCCCCTCGCGGATGAGGTTGGCAATGCCGGTGTCGCAGATCAGTGTTTCGAGGGCCGCCACACGCCCACCACCAATTTTCTTACAGAGTGTCTGGGCGATGACACCCTTGAGCGATTCAGACAACATGACCCGAATCTGTGACTGCCGGTCGGCCGGAAACTGGTCAATAATGCGATCCACCGTTGAGGGTGCCGTTGAGGTATGCAGTGTTCCAAACACGAGGTGCCCGGTTTCGGCCGTTTCAATGGCAATCGAGATGGTTTCGAGGTCACGCATTTCACCGACCAGTACAATGTCCGGGTCCTCACGCAATGCAGCCCGTAGAGCGTCTTTGAACGAGTCGGTATGGTTGTGGACTTCGCGCTGATTGATGAGGCACTGTTTGTTTTCGTGGACGAACTCAATGGGGTCTTCGATGGTGATGATGTGGTCCCGCCGATTGCGGTTGATGAAGTCAATCAACGCGCACAGAGTGGTGGATTTACCACTCCCGGTCGGGCCCGTGACGAGCACCAGTCCCTTGCTGAGGTAGCAGAGCTTGAGGATTTCCTTCGATAGCCCCAGCATTTCCGCCGTCAGAATTTTGCTTGGGATGACTCGAAAAACGCCACCCATGCCTTTCCGGTCCATGAACACATTGCACCGAAAGCGGGCCATGTCACCAAACTCATAGGCAAAGTCGGTGTCGTGGCGGCGATTGAACTCTTCACGGTTTTTGTCGGGCATCAACTCCCACAGAATGCGTTCCGTATCGGCCGCCGTGAGCGGCTGCCCCTCGTAGCCCTGCATGATAACCATGTCGCCATCGAGGCGCAGCATCGGCGGCATCGAGGCGGAAATGTGCATGTCAGACGCCTTGAGTTCGAGTTGCTTCTCAAACAGCTTGTCAATTTCGAGCGGACCGCGTTTGCGCAGGTGGACGGCTGGACCCTGCCCGGTTGCGGTCGGGGTAGGACTCGGACTAGAACTCGCTGCGCTGGCTGTATTGGAGAGATGCGGGCCGGTGGGCGGTGGTGTGACGGGGGCCTGCTTCCCCGATACCGTCCCCGAGAATGCGGTGCCAGAGGGTGGGGTCATCGGTCGGGGTGTGGGCCGCGGCGGCGTCATCGGCGGAACCGGGCGGGGCGGCGTCACGTTTTGGGGCGGGTTGAAGTGGCCTGATGGCCGCGGTGGCTGGATTGGAGGGGGGAGCGGCGCACTGGGCGTCGGTGGCTTGGCTTCCATCGCTCCAACCGGCACAAAGGCGACTCTCATGCCCCCGCCTTCTTTCGTAATGGAAACATCAAACGTGCCGGCTCCGTTGACAGTCAGCCGAAAGTTTGTCGTCGGCTGACTCATCAAGGCAGTTTTTTTGTCGTCGGGAAGGTGTGGT
It contains:
- the lepB gene encoding signal peptidase I, with the translated sequence MADNTTTTKPEESLETSRPKRSELREFVEMIITTLIMALFGITFVVRSVNVPTGSMNNAIYSGDFLLVNKFIFGYEGGLPLDGFTPHRPIRRGDIVVFKFPQSEDQNYVKRVIGLPGETIEIRGQRVYIDGKELPETRIIAENDLTDGGRLNVLEEYPAEGAQWNVYYRPGSDFEYDDREDEPLAEVPLPSGRYRDYKNEPHYGIGRPFKIPEGCYFAMGDNRDNSLDSRYWGPVPRDHVIGRPLFVYASFDPSPHASLGERLGSFFSKGRWKRLGALVK
- the pyk gene encoding pyruvate kinase, giving the protein MARAKIVATIGPASRHPDILRTLLTSGVNVARINMSHGTHEGHAEVIHSLRQLAAELHQPLAILLDLCGPKIRTGRLVGGEPVTLLTGHRIVITPEDIPGNAERISCSYDGLAYDAKPGDRILIDDGLIELSVTAVHGTDVECLILNGGVLSERKGINLPSIPTSLPSMTDKDRDDLRFGIEHKVDYVALSFVRSAEDCRQCKSYIAELGAQTPLIAKIEKPEALNHLDEILDIVDGVMVARGDLGVEAETERVPIFQKEIIRHANRKGRLVITATQMLQSMVENPRPTRAEASDVANAILDGTDAVMLSAESAAGKFPVESVRTMRRIVGYTEDAFAGQQSWRAGASKFMNLQGSSSLRALSEAAVFAAEGLGIRVIAVFTEGGKMARALALLRPQQRIAAITADVNTYQQLSAVWGIEPLLMPNPADMSQLFADGVGLLLRLGWVEPNERLVVLAGKIKGLPVNNLVHLLRVEP
- the rpsR gene encoding 30S ribosomal protein S18 yields the protein MGRRKKRCPLLEAKIDYIDYKDVKLLERFIGDNKRILPRRLTGVNTTMQRRLARAIKRAKHLALLPYV
- the ychF gene encoding redox-regulated ATPase YchF, producing the protein MKVGIVGFAGAGKTTVFNALTGLTAEVGGYGAKDRPNLGNIKVPDARVDTLGNIYRTKKRTYAEVAFVDVAGPTEQGGSAGLDAKLVAAMRDVDALAHVVRAFPDPLGTRPSDPSADIAAFDAELILSDLIQVENRLTRLKKEPKATPRERDLFERCKAALEAEQALRTLDFDDEERHLMTGFRFLSLKPQMILLNVPEADISAGVPASVQEAAQGRAIPTTVAMCGQAEMDIAQLAPEEQGDFLRDLGLTAPARDRFIVAAYGLLDLMSFLTAGEDECRAWPIQRGTKAQRAAGKIHSDIERGFIRAEVIAYADFITYGSESKCKEAGKLRLEGKDYVVQDGDIIHFRFNV
- a CDS encoding c-type cytochrome, translating into MPNFKRFLTLCSVAVAGALAACVVKDNVPPPPPMKPKEEQVKTVEPTKPATETSAKAPETTPPAAGTEDPLVAKGRELYNANACAGCHGDKGQGVLPNAPKFTDAAWQQKEKDEEIVASLKGAKAAQGMPAFKGGAGTDEEHKALVAYVRFLGKSAGK
- a CDS encoding tetratricopeptide repeat protein; the protein is MPGKSRKSKTSPKSEAASLEKLLEKGDSYLEEGDLDGAEAAYAKALTLAPQSPEVLVRLGALLLETERYEEGVDHLREVQRLAPDDVRPLHLLGAFYIEEGEFDLAEEHFLRALRLEPDEALSHYNYGNFLSEAGRLPEAEAAYRRAIELGPDEPLHYLGLGGLLADLEKYDEALKQFQVALDLDPNDPRVYLDLGDLLMAMERVAEAIEAYRESVTIDPGNPLARYGLGAALLASGEAENAARELKDAIVDGLEVPLTFVKLGIALRMAGKMDESREAFQQAYELLEEERTQGGEASDMCYEEIITLLGLGRAAAAREVIEGLHGDDLDAQAVAELRADLKRLANLGVAEANDALRRLTLPPGELIH
- a CDS encoding Gfo/Idh/MocA family protein translates to MPTVLGIAILGSGRVARARLRELNERYDTRVAVVASRNFDRAYELAFPIAAAATDEWEEAIARRDVDAVMVCSTNPYHAPMVRASIEAGKPVSVDYPLALSLAEAEGLVELAQSRGVVLHVEHIELLSAWFVTLRDALPRLGQLHHLTWHNLSHRAATPEDWTYDRAHGFSLFQQASLPSRIITCVGQATWIEGEETFLGEQGTRFGRRATRLRFGFGKEGVGEIEDILTSEPETGPSAEFQVTGEQGALVGKQHREVWYANPTGNSFEALPVMPRSGLFAQDIAVFLDTIAGQGRPYAALNHVLETLRFADAAERAVKSGQRIVLSPSTA
- a CDS encoding c-type cytochrome, coding for MLRSACHLTVLALFSLVTLTGDRLATGWRGIRVTSVSDEATSKRLARGKRLYLGAGACVACHGTDGRPTVPDAPDFTDTAWQRKHTDADIAQAIANGKGTMPAFKGSAADVEALTAYVRSFAK
- the acsF gene encoding magnesium-protoporphyrin IX monomethyl ester (oxidative) cyclase, translated to MIATESVIQDTKAAAADKSLISPRFYVTDYKKMNALRFDHMADAFKAMHKRFADDPNKHFFKRDDDPDFDQDFSKLPASFKEFLIRGCLGEFSGALLYKEIAERIEDPILSDTYRLMARDEGRHSGFIRLAMRDISADLDLQLLQGEKEFVSMHPKIILYTTYLSEVIGYFRYINIYSHLQAHPEHRYHPIFKYFGGWCQDELKHGDFIGLQLEAQKNLYLDGGVNRLLIRFFSLAVYVTMWLRDLKAQDFYASIGMNWREYDLKVIRETNAYAQRVFGLRLDVDHPQFIQILDRMAERYTKMTEREASGAGKLALAPMKAAMGVDYLRLFMMKVRKDAPPPIPDYPVAPIIKGCSVKHGAEPAMA
- a CDS encoding CobW family GTP-binding protein; translated protein: MATPSLIPTVVISGFLGSGKTTLLLALLHHMRSLGRKAAVLMNEFGDISIDGEILRGEGFSVMELSDGCICCQIGEDFVQAFTEVASRNPEIIFVEATGLADPVDLLDQATAPHLLDRVTIAKMVTVADPKNFTRLSKVLKAIVKRQTQFADVVVISKADEATPKQIADIRAYVEENNPHAPVYLVTNGQVAGDEEFRWLLADVEPAERERRRAAMRASLEALSEADYKAHTDFHSMSCRLLRPLVRSRFEHFMRNLPSDIIRAKGFLRFAGEDGLWVMMYVNGDLYIRPVTLSPSPEEHLVFIGATLDHARLASDLTACEAQRRALAVL